In a genomic window of Candidatus Bathyarchaeota archaeon:
- a CDS encoding replication factor C large subunit has protein sequence MLRNDLLWVEKYRPKKIEDIVGNEEAKELFVEWLKNKRHTKKAVLLYGSPGVGKTALVNAAAREFNFTIIEMNASDTRSEKAVNAVAKPATSYMALDNFSGGVKTRGNMLFLDEVDGIAGNEDRGGVNAILKIIEESLVPVIMAANDPDIEKLRPLKKVCLLVRFHQVRIPLIIALLQKICRLEHVDAEFEALERIAQNSRGDVRSAINDLQSLSEEDHILTLQDTAMLSVRNKDTSMDETLRGVFAAKSIAEASGLLSFSNVDYDDFLLAVSDNLPRRYTDADELAAAYDYVSRADMFRGRIGTENWHLLKYFFNELAQAAAVNPESFKPFEFIAPPIRIITLFWTKSKRTMLDAICGKIGAQCHVSHEIAKHNFVPYVKLMLQKKKASPLVEWFKFTPEEVTYLVTMGRY, from the coding sequence ATGCTGCGGAATGATTTGTTGTGGGTGGAGAAGTACCGCCCCAAAAAAATCGAGGACATAGTAGGCAACGAAGAAGCTAAAGAGCTGTTTGTGGAGTGGCTCAAAAACAAGCGCCACACCAAAAAAGCAGTACTCCTCTACGGTTCTCCGGGCGTCGGCAAAACCGCGCTCGTGAACGCAGCCGCCAGAGAATTTAACTTCACAATTATCGAAATGAACGCCAGCGACACCCGCTCAGAAAAAGCCGTAAACGCCGTCGCTAAACCAGCCACCTCATATATGGCACTAGACAACTTTTCAGGCGGCGTCAAAACCCGGGGCAACATGTTGTTCCTTGACGAAGTAGACGGCATCGCAGGTAACGAGGACCGAGGCGGCGTCAACGCCATCCTCAAAATCATCGAGGAATCGCTTGTGCCCGTAATCATGGCGGCAAACGACCCCGATATTGAAAAACTAAGACCCCTCAAAAAAGTGTGCTTGCTAGTGCGGTTCCATCAAGTCCGCATCCCCCTAATCATTGCACTGTTACAGAAGATTTGTAGGCTGGAGCATGTTGATGCAGAGTTCGAAGCGCTTGAACGCATTGCACAGAACAGCCGCGGCGACGTACGCTCAGCCATCAACGACCTGCAGAGCCTAAGCGAAGAAGACCACATCCTAACGCTGCAAGACACCGCAATGCTAAGTGTCCGCAACAAAGACACCAGCATGGACGAGACGCTGCGGGGCGTGTTTGCCGCTAAATCCATCGCGGAAGCCTCCGGCCTGCTTAGCTTCTCCAACGTAGATTACGATGACTTTCTACTCGCGGTGAGTGATAATTTGCCTCGCCGATACACTGATGCAGATGAGCTTGCGGCAGCGTATGATTATGTTTCACGCGCGGATATGTTTAGGGGCAGAATCGGCACTGAGAACTGGCATTTGCTTAAATATTTCTTTAATGAACTTGCCCAAGCCGCAGCCGTCAACCCAGAATCCTTCAAGCCCTTTGAATTCATCGCCCCACCCATACGCATCATCACCCTATTCTGGACCAAAAGCAAACGAACCATGCTAGATGCCATATGCGGCAAAATCGGAGCCCAATGCCACGTCTCGCATGAAATCGCCAAACACAACTTTGTCCCCTACGTTAAGCTTATGCTGCAGAAGAAGAAGGCCAGCCCGTTGGTTGAGTGGTTCAAGTTTACACCTGAAGAAGTTACGTATTTAGTAACCATGGGTAGGTACTAG
- a CDS encoding glutamate synthase-related protein has protein sequence MSERVHKNSSYLNGKSTVGTNTRVKDTSTISGMCPICIHDCPVLCEISLSAFRGREALYPEPAQFGTSTAGALKNFGLDWSHFNIQAGLFEAQGVAETSEAAIFPNANTETVIGGMPLKLPILTGAFGSTEVARVNWDGLAIGAALAGVSVTIGENIAGMDTQATLTDGKVTHSPELKRRVDSFRKFWDQKYGDVIIQTNVEDQRLGIDTYALSKLEVNIIERKWGQGAKAIGGEVRLKNLEKAILLKKRGYIVIPDPEDPVVQQAFKDGVFHTFERHSRVGIPKEKSFLEDIEWLRKQGAKKVFLKTGAYRPSAVAYTMKWASEAKIDALSFDGAGGGTGMSPVPMMDEMSIPTLYLQALVLQCAQILKAKGKYVPDLVMAGGFIEETSIFKTIALSNFGDGPLVKAVLMGRSPITAAMKAAYFKKLAAEGKLPKNFTDKFGSTPDKFFIAAPELKAKYGSRFGDIPLESIGVYTYLTDRVGVGLKQLMAGNRKWNLGLLNRGDLMSLSTIATQVTGIPLAHEVENDAVKKILDY, from the coding sequence ATGAGTGAACGAGTACACAAAAACAGTTCCTACCTCAACGGAAAATCCACCGTAGGAACTAACACACGCGTAAAAGACACGAGCACAATCAGCGGCATGTGCCCAATCTGCATCCACGATTGCCCAGTACTATGCGAAATTAGCCTGTCAGCTTTTCGTGGACGAGAAGCCCTCTACCCCGAACCAGCACAATTTGGAACCAGCACCGCTGGCGCCCTTAAAAACTTCGGCTTAGACTGGTCACACTTCAACATCCAAGCCGGACTCTTTGAAGCCCAAGGCGTTGCTGAAACTTCTGAAGCAGCAATATTCCCCAACGCAAACACAGAAACCGTAATCGGCGGCATGCCCCTCAAGCTCCCCATATTAACAGGCGCATTTGGATCCACAGAGGTTGCCCGAGTAAACTGGGATGGATTAGCCATCGGAGCAGCACTCGCAGGAGTATCCGTGACTATCGGAGAAAACATCGCAGGAATGGATACCCAAGCCACATTAACTGATGGTAAAGTTACTCATTCACCAGAACTTAAACGCCGAGTAGACTCTTTCCGTAAGTTCTGGGACCAAAAATACGGCGACGTCATCATCCAAACTAACGTAGAAGACCAAAGACTAGGCATAGACACCTATGCACTGTCCAAACTGGAAGTCAACATAATCGAACGCAAATGGGGACAAGGCGCAAAAGCCATCGGCGGCGAAGTCCGGCTGAAAAACCTTGAGAAAGCAATCCTGCTCAAAAAACGCGGCTACATCGTCATCCCCGACCCCGAAGACCCCGTGGTCCAACAGGCGTTTAAAGATGGCGTGTTCCACACGTTTGAACGCCACAGCAGAGTCGGCATCCCCAAAGAAAAAAGCTTCTTAGAAGACATTGAATGGCTACGCAAACAAGGCGCAAAAAAAGTGTTCCTAAAAACAGGAGCATACCGACCCAGCGCAGTCGCATACACAATGAAATGGGCATCCGAAGCAAAAATCGACGCTTTAAGCTTTGACGGAGCAGGCGGCGGAACAGGCATGAGCCCCGTACCCATGATGGATGAAATGAGCATCCCAACCCTATACCTACAAGCCCTCGTATTACAGTGCGCCCAAATCCTCAAAGCCAAAGGCAAATACGTTCCCGACTTAGTTATGGCAGGCGGCTTTATCGAAGAAACTAGCATATTCAAAACCATCGCTCTTAGCAACTTCGGAGACGGCCCCCTTGTCAAAGCAGTACTTATGGGGCGCTCACCAATTACCGCAGCCATGAAAGCTGCCTACTTCAAAAAACTCGCCGCAGAAGGCAAACTACCCAAAAACTTCACCGACAAATTCGGCTCAACACCAGACAAATTCTTCATCGCCGCACCAGAACTCAAAGCAAAATATGGCAGTCGATTTGGAGATATTCCGCTAGAAAGCATCGGCGTCTATACTTATCTAACCGACAGAGTCGGCGTGGGACTAAAGCAGCTAATGGCGGGTAACCGCAAATGGAACCTTGGCCTGCTCAACAGAGGCGACCTCATGAGCCTGAGCACCATTGCCACGCAAGTCACAGGCATCCCATTAGCGCATGAAGTCGAAAACGACGCAGTCAAAAAAATCCTCGACTACTAA
- a CDS encoding glycosyltransferase family 39 protein codes for MFSRANLKKLLIEDYPLLSLLVGTVLIYLSIGPLYNGDTQWEFQAAVGVLKWGMPYTNSFGTLINQMPLGFYFEAVFLSLFGQTPNVGVILITLLALGSTLIVCLIGTHFYGKPTGLLAASLFALSPWELVFSRSFLIDVQCLFLSLLCLYIGILAIHKNSDKYFFLTGIFFAAALFTKAFAIFIIIPLLLFYIYSKPKNYKHILTQLVLFLLPVLLSFLFWFEAVLGQSVFSVFGHSDFSDPNYSGIVPSYFFVGTFLWNYGLGVFFSIAVALSLLVTFSFRKDLSKVEVFDLFCLAMILPIVLIDTVLGAGLNLKAPYNNAIKYTYLSLPFFCLIAASLVSKSVALKANVVTERTKKIVFALTVLSVILFAAVVLVDFGYAQAIASNNYLLFQVEIGQPVGYTLFNTPTNHDPLLMGVQYLGFAIVLSGLLWNTKTSLLSKS; via the coding sequence ATGTTTAGCAGAGCCAACCTAAAAAAACTGCTAATCGAAGACTACCCCCTCCTAAGCCTTCTAGTCGGAACTGTGCTTATCTACCTCTCCATCGGACCCCTCTACAACGGCGACACCCAATGGGAATTCCAAGCCGCGGTAGGCGTACTAAAATGGGGCATGCCCTACACCAACAGCTTCGGCACTCTCATCAACCAAATGCCTTTAGGCTTCTACTTTGAGGCTGTGTTTTTAAGCCTCTTCGGTCAAACCCCAAACGTAGGCGTTATACTAATAACCCTGTTAGCGCTCGGAAGTACTCTGATAGTTTGTCTAATCGGCACACATTTTTATGGCAAACCAACTGGGCTACTTGCAGCTTCCCTATTTGCTCTGAGTCCTTGGGAACTAGTGTTTTCCCGAAGCTTCCTCATAGATGTCCAATGCCTATTTTTGAGCCTACTCTGCCTCTACATCGGAATTCTAGCCATCCATAAAAACTCAGACAAATACTTCTTTTTAACTGGCATCTTCTTTGCAGCCGCACTTTTCACAAAAGCCTTCGCAATCTTCATCATTATACCCCTGCTGCTTTTCTACATATATTCTAAACCAAAAAACTACAAACACATCCTGACTCAACTCGTCCTCTTCCTCTTGCCAGTGTTGTTATCTTTTTTATTTTGGTTTGAAGCTGTGTTGGGTCAAAGCGTGTTTTCCGTTTTCGGTCATAGCGATTTTAGCGACCCCAATTACAGTGGCATTGTTCCCTCTTACTTTTTTGTGGGCACTTTTCTGTGGAACTACGGCTTAGGCGTTTTCTTCAGCATCGCTGTGGCTCTTTCGTTGCTTGTAACTTTTTCTTTTAGAAAGGACCTGTCAAAGGTTGAGGTTTTCGACTTATTCTGTTTGGCGATGATTTTGCCCATAGTGTTAATTGATACTGTTTTGGGGGCTGGCTTGAACCTTAAGGCGCCCTACAACAACGCCATAAAATACACTTACCTCTCGCTGCCGTTTTTCTGTTTAATAGCCGCTTCGTTGGTTAGTAAAAGTGTGGCTCTAAAGGCAAACGTAGTAACTGAGCGGACAAAGAAAATCGTTTTTGCCCTAACAGTTCTCTCGGTCATTTTGTTTGCAGCTGTGGTGCTGGTTGATTTTGGTTACGCCCAAGCCATTGCTTCAAACAATTACCTACTGTTCCAAGTCGAAATCGGTCAACCCGTAGGCTACACCCTCTTCAACACACCCACAAATCACGACCCGCTTTTGATGGGTGTTCAATATCTGGGATTTGCAATTGTACTCTCAGGACTCTTATGGAACACCAAAACAAGTTTGTTAAGCAAAAGCTAG
- a CDS encoding cohesin domain-containing protein has translation MKKTMVRLMFLILLTSSFFIQVGFSQPATVVKVEPSTTSPTLGQPFTVTITLNNVQNLYGLEINLNWDSSVLEATNVEAHVGVESFADGVLHESSNSPPIFIAQNNLTQSEGEYRLVVTSTAPAQAFSGSGTIAKITFKPISLGSSNLDVQSELYDYPPSDRDPRISMAIDHTHQDSAVTVTENNGVTQTNAPTSAANTPSPTNASPTSTAPTPTSSNPMTTVEPQNQDSIKIGTPEVMLVLIVLVVLLIVVGVFLMHRRNRAH, from the coding sequence ATGAAAAAAACTATGGTACGTTTAATGTTTCTAATACTTCTAACATCAAGCTTCTTCATCCAGGTTGGATTCTCCCAGCCCGCCACGGTTGTAAAAGTTGAACCTTCAACCACATCGCCGACACTAGGACAACCCTTCACAGTCACCATAACCCTAAACAACGTGCAGAACCTCTACGGGCTAGAGATAAATCTCAACTGGGATTCCAGCGTTTTAGAAGCAACAAACGTTGAAGCCCACGTTGGCGTAGAATCTTTTGCAGACGGCGTTTTACATGAATCCTCAAATTCGCCGCCAATATTCATCGCCCAAAACAACCTCACCCAAAGCGAAGGCGAATACAGATTGGTTGTCACTTCCACCGCACCTGCACAAGCCTTCAGCGGAAGCGGCACCATCGCCAAAATAACCTTCAAACCAATTAGCTTAGGAAGTTCAAACCTTGACGTGCAAAGCGAACTCTACGATTATCCCCCCTCAGACAGAGACCCCCGAATATCGATGGCGATTGACCACACCCATCAAGACTCAGCTGTGACCGTAACAGAAAACAATGGCGTTACCCAAACAAACGCACCCACATCAGCCGCTAACACCCCATCGCCGACTAATGCATCTCCAACATCAACTGCACCAACGCCTACAAGCAGCAATCCGATGACAACTGTTGAGCCCCAAAATCAAGACAGCATAAAAATTGGCACTCCAGAAGTCATGTTGGTGTTGATTGTTTTGGTTGTGCTGTTAATCGTCGTTGGCGTGTTTTTGATGCACAGAAGGAACAGGGCGCATTAG
- a CDS encoding minichromosome maintenance protein MCM encodes MANAQLTIDPQQRFQEFFKKEKYRQRIAQLAITGKGSVTIDFEELYGFDQALAEQLLNKPEEYLLHAGKGAYEQLRIEDVEYAEKIEKVIVRIVALLGKEQLRRLGSKNMAKLVMVEGIVVRATPVRPMVQIAAFKCKRCGTMNQVEQTGQFLKAPAICMAPDCGRDGPFEFAQEESTFIDSQDLRLQEKPEDLPPGQLPRTLAVKLIGDEIVDQARPGDHVSLVGIVRAFAPSMMGLGKLRTFILQLDANSIEVLGKEPETSPPTPEEEAKILELARDPEVHKKIRNSIAPSIFGNEHLKEAVMYLLFGGVSRSLPDMTIRGEMNALIIGDPGTAKSQMLQYVSRIAPRGLYTSGRGTTAAGLTAAVVREKGGSMSLEAGALVLADKGIACIDEMDKMRPEDRVAIHEAMEQHTVSVAKGGIVATLNARTAVLAAANPSLGRYEPNRTVAENVPLPVTILSRFDLIFVLRDVPNKEADGKMSRHILEIHRRGITPTEAPVDAELLRKYVSYAKMVKPELSEESLKALSDFYLAMRSASETEGSPVAITARQLESLVRIAEARARVALRPTVTAEDAAAAITIMKRSLEEVGIDLSSYKMDIDLIMTGRPKSIRDRLGVVISTIMEMEKVTGIVEKDKLVAELETKHKIPRGEVERMVSQLLREGTIYEPREGCLKKT; translated from the coding sequence TTGGCTAACGCTCAGCTAACTATTGACCCTCAACAACGGTTTCAGGAATTTTTCAAAAAAGAGAAGTACCGCCAACGCATCGCCCAGTTAGCCATCACAGGCAAGGGTTCCGTGACTATTGATTTTGAGGAGCTCTACGGGTTTGACCAAGCCTTAGCTGAACAACTCCTAAACAAACCCGAAGAATACCTCTTGCATGCAGGTAAAGGCGCCTATGAGCAGCTACGCATTGAAGATGTTGAGTACGCGGAGAAAATCGAGAAAGTCATCGTCCGCATTGTGGCGTTACTGGGTAAAGAGCAACTACGCAGACTCGGCTCCAAAAACATGGCTAAACTCGTCATGGTTGAAGGCATCGTGGTCCGCGCCACACCCGTGCGGCCCATGGTGCAGATTGCAGCCTTCAAATGCAAGCGCTGCGGCACCATGAACCAAGTTGAACAAACAGGTCAGTTCCTCAAAGCTCCCGCAATATGCATGGCACCCGACTGCGGCAGAGACGGCCCGTTTGAGTTTGCTCAAGAAGAATCCACCTTCATCGACAGCCAAGATTTGCGTTTGCAGGAAAAACCCGAAGACCTCCCCCCAGGACAACTTCCCCGAACACTAGCGGTGAAGCTGATAGGAGACGAAATTGTGGATCAAGCCCGCCCCGGCGACCACGTGTCGCTTGTTGGCATCGTCCGCGCGTTTGCGCCGTCAATGATGGGGCTAGGCAAACTCCGAACATTCATCCTACAACTCGACGCTAACTCCATCGAGGTTTTAGGCAAAGAACCCGAAACCTCTCCGCCTACACCTGAAGAAGAAGCAAAGATCCTCGAATTAGCCCGAGACCCCGAAGTGCACAAGAAAATCCGAAACTCCATTGCACCATCTATCTTTGGTAATGAACACCTAAAAGAAGCCGTCATGTACCTGCTGTTCGGCGGCGTCTCAAGAAGTCTACCCGACATGACTATCAGAGGCGAAATGAACGCCCTTATCATCGGTGACCCAGGTACCGCCAAATCACAGATGCTTCAATACGTTTCCCGTATTGCACCCCGAGGGCTCTACACCTCAGGCAGAGGAACCACCGCCGCAGGCTTAACCGCCGCCGTTGTCCGCGAAAAAGGCGGCTCAATGTCACTGGAAGCAGGCGCACTCGTCTTAGCCGACAAGGGAATCGCCTGCATCGACGAAATGGACAAAATGCGTCCCGAAGACCGAGTTGCCATCCACGAAGCCATGGAACAGCACACAGTCTCCGTCGCCAAAGGAGGCATCGTCGCAACCCTCAACGCCCGCACCGCCGTGCTGGCAGCCGCCAACCCCTCACTGGGCAGATATGAGCCTAACCGTACCGTAGCAGAGAACGTTCCCTTACCCGTCACAATCCTCTCCCGTTTTGACCTCATATTCGTCTTACGAGACGTGCCCAACAAGGAAGCAGACGGCAAAATGTCACGGCACATACTAGAAATCCACCGCCGAGGCATAACACCCACTGAAGCACCCGTAGACGCCGAGTTACTGCGCAAATACGTCAGCTACGCCAAAATGGTTAAACCTGAACTAAGCGAAGAATCCCTCAAGGCACTTAGCGACTTTTACTTAGCTATGCGTTCAGCCAGCGAAACCGAGGGCTCACCCGTCGCCATCACCGCCCGACAGTTAGAATCGCTTGTGCGTATTGCGGAGGCACGTGCACGGGTAGCTTTGCGCCCCACTGTAACTGCAGAAGACGCCGCCGCAGCTATCACTATCATGAAGCGATCGCTTGAAGAAGTCGGCATCGACTTGTCATCTTACAAGATGGATATTGACTTAATCATGACGGGTCGCCCCAAGAGCATCCGCGACCGCTTAGGCGTTGTCATCTCAACGATTATGGAGATGGAGAAAGTCACCGGCATCGTGGAGAAAGATAAGCTAGTTGCCGAGTTAGAGACTAAGCATAAGATTCCAAGGGGCGAAGTGGAACGTATGGTCAGCCAGTTGCTGCGTGAAGGCACCATTTATGAGCCGCGTGAAGGATGCCTAAAGAAAACTTAA
- the wecB gene encoding UDP-N-acetylglucosamine 2-epimerase (non-hydrolyzing), translated as MKPIVVVTGTRPEIIKMAPILRALKTAGLPSVFVHCGQHYDYSMAQQFIENLELTAPDCWIKIEGSSPGAQTSEIMAKMDELIGKVDPAIVLVEGDTNTVLAAALAANKRSIPIGHIEAGLRSFDLRMPEEHNRRLTDHISEFLFAPTERAKSNLVSENVWGKIHLTGNTAIDAVTQHLPLAEKKSTMMQQIPFRTYALATAHRAENVDDLNVLESFMEVFEKSPLPIVYPMHPRTRKRLQENNLLAKITAMKNVLILPPLGYLDFLVLMKHSRLIITDSGGIQEEATAPSIRKPVLVIRLSTERQEAVEAGFARVVGTDKAKILEAIQQTIETKEMLSSTSPFGDGKAAEKTVAIIKESLV; from the coding sequence GTGAAGCCTATTGTAGTTGTCACGGGAACCAGACCAGAAATCATAAAGATGGCACCAATCCTGCGCGCCCTTAAAACTGCAGGGTTACCCAGCGTGTTTGTTCATTGTGGGCAACATTACGACTACAGTATGGCGCAGCAATTTATAGAAAACCTTGAACTAACTGCCCCTGATTGCTGGATAAAAATTGAAGGTTCCTCGCCTGGAGCTCAAACGTCAGAAATAATGGCCAAAATGGATGAGCTTATAGGAAAAGTTGATCCTGCAATTGTGCTTGTGGAAGGCGACACCAACACCGTCTTGGCCGCTGCATTAGCTGCCAACAAGCGCAGCATACCTATTGGGCATATAGAAGCGGGTCTGCGCAGTTTTGATTTGCGTATGCCCGAGGAACATAACCGCCGCTTAACCGACCATATCTCTGAGTTTTTATTTGCGCCAACGGAGAGAGCAAAGTCAAATTTGGTTTCAGAGAATGTTTGGGGCAAAATTCACCTTACAGGAAACACCGCCATCGACGCTGTAACCCAACACCTCCCCCTAGCAGAAAAAAAATCAACTATGATGCAGCAGATCCCATTCAGAACTTACGCGTTGGCAACGGCGCATCGAGCAGAAAACGTCGATGACCTCAACGTATTGGAGTCATTTATGGAAGTATTTGAGAAGTCCCCGCTTCCAATCGTTTACCCCATGCATCCACGTACCCGAAAACGCCTCCAAGAAAATAACCTGCTTGCTAAAATCACAGCAATGAAGAACGTGCTGATTTTGCCGCCGCTGGGCTACTTGGATTTTCTGGTTTTAATGAAACACAGCCGTTTGATCATTACGGATTCTGGCGGCATTCAAGAGGAAGCCACCGCGCCAAGCATTAGAAAACCTGTGTTGGTAATTCGGTTGTCTACGGAGCGTCAGGAAGCCGTGGAAGCAGGGTTTGCTCGGGTGGTTGGAACAGATAAAGCCAAGATTTTAGAGGCAATACAGCAAACCATAGAAACTAAAGAGATGCTGTCCTCTACTTCGCCATTTGGGGACGGCAAAGCCGCCGAAAAAACTGTTGCGATAATAAAGGAAAGTTTGGTTTAA
- a CDS encoding PAC2 family protein codes for MKETYIKEFAQIQPNNPVLIEGLPGLGLVGKIALRYLVKQLKAKKFAYLYSPHFPYFVLVNKKGNVRLLRGSFYYYQNPKGNDIILFTGDSQSQTIEGQYEIADCMLDFSEKHSVKTIATIGGYRMEPKEKPKVYIAATNQDIIHKALDAGATLSASGSPIVGTAGLILGLAKFKKVEALCLLGETRGYLPDPLAAKSVLEVLASTFNFDLDLTGLNDEISRAESMVARLQQIEEKRAVQAEETRKQEDKKTTYIS; via the coding sequence ATGAAAGAAACTTACATCAAAGAATTCGCTCAAATCCAACCTAACAATCCTGTTCTCATTGAAGGTCTCCCTGGCTTGGGGTTAGTCGGCAAAATAGCTTTACGCTACCTCGTTAAACAACTCAAAGCCAAAAAATTCGCTTACCTTTACTCGCCTCACTTCCCCTACTTCGTACTCGTTAACAAGAAAGGCAACGTGCGGCTTCTCCGCGGCTCCTTCTACTATTACCAGAACCCCAAAGGAAACGACATAATCCTTTTCACCGGCGATAGCCAAAGTCAAACCATTGAGGGTCAATACGAAATTGCCGATTGTATGCTAGACTTTTCTGAAAAGCACAGTGTCAAAACCATCGCCACCATTGGTGGCTACCGTATGGAACCCAAAGAAAAACCCAAAGTCTACATAGCCGCAACCAACCAAGACATAATCCACAAAGCCCTCGACGCAGGCGCAACACTAAGCGCATCAGGCAGTCCCATCGTTGGCACAGCAGGCTTAATCCTTGGATTGGCGAAATTCAAAAAAGTCGAAGCTCTCTGTCTGCTTGGCGAAACACGCGGCTACTTACCTGACCCCTTAGCAGCCAAAAGTGTGCTAGAAGTCCTCGCGTCAACCTTTAACTTTGACTTAGACCTGACAGGACTCAATGACGAAATATCCCGCGCCGAATCCATGGTCGCACGCCTTCAGCAAATCGAAGAGAAACGTGCCGTACAAGCTGAAGAAACCCGCAAACAGGAAGACAAGAAAACTACCTATATTTCTTAA
- a CDS encoding RNA-protein complex protein Nop10, with product MVWQLRKCVKCERYTLNKSTCPTCGGAVHIPHPAKFSPDDKYLKYRMAMKRSQEQ from the coding sequence TTGGTTTGGCAACTGCGCAAATGCGTAAAATGCGAGCGGTACACTCTTAACAAGAGCACGTGCCCAACATGCGGAGGCGCCGTGCATATTCCTCATCCAGCAAAGTTTTCTCCTGATGATAAATACCTCAAATACCGCATGGCTATGAAAAGGAGCCAAGAACAATGA
- a CDS encoding translation initiation factor IF-2 subunit alpha encodes MTNQMAERKPQWPEAGDLVIATIETVTDYGAYAKLDEFDKRGLLHVSEISSSWIRNIRDFVREGQKVVLKVLRVDLEKGHIDLSLRRVTKRERIEKVLSWKKERKAEALLRGVAEKLGLTSDEVYQKAGAQVEEKYGLYDGFEKAAIEGPDALTEIGIPEEFAKAFSEVAQERIHVKMVKVRGVLEIRCMKPNGVKVIKEVFHKAKSEKIKDANVSFYVIAAPKYSIEVQAENWKRAEDVLQKTADNVVTAITKAGGQGSFRREK; translated from the coding sequence ATGACTAACCAAATGGCTGAGCGTAAGCCCCAATGGCCCGAAGCTGGCGACCTAGTCATTGCCACAATCGAAACCGTTACCGACTATGGCGCTTACGCTAAGCTCGATGAATTCGATAAGCGTGGCTTACTTCACGTTTCTGAGATTTCTTCCTCATGGATACGTAACATACGTGACTTTGTACGGGAAGGCCAAAAAGTTGTCCTCAAGGTTCTCCGCGTCGACCTTGAAAAAGGCCACATCGACCTCTCATTACGCCGTGTCACTAAACGGGAACGCATCGAAAAAGTTCTTTCGTGGAAAAAAGAACGCAAAGCCGAAGCTCTTTTGCGTGGTGTCGCAGAGAAACTTGGCTTAACAAGCGATGAAGTCTACCAGAAAGCTGGCGCTCAGGTAGAAGAAAAATACGGCTTATATGACGGGTTCGAAAAAGCAGCTATTGAAGGCCCCGACGCCTTAACCGAAATCGGCATACCCGAAGAATTCGCCAAAGCGTTCTCTGAAGTTGCCCAAGAGCGCATCCACGTAAAGATGGTTAAAGTCCGCGGCGTACTCGAAATCCGCTGTATGAAACCCAACGGCGTCAAAGTCATCAAAGAAGTCTTCCATAAAGCCAAATCAGAAAAAATCAAAGACGCAAACGTCTCCTTCTACGTTATTGCCGCACCAAAATACAGCATCGAAGTCCAAGCGGAAAACTGGAAACGCGCCGAGGATGTCTTGCAGAAAACCGCCGACAATGTTGTGACCGCAATTACTAAAGCGGGCGGGCAAGGCAGTTTTAGAAGGGAAAAATAG
- a CDS encoding 30S ribosomal protein S27e: protein MSEWNKLIPKPRSVFLRVKCQKCGNEQLIFSNAVNKITCNVCGETLAQPTGGRAEINGEVIAVLE from the coding sequence ATGTCTGAATGGAATAAACTCATCCCTAAACCCCGAAGCGTATTTCTACGCGTTAAATGCCAGAAATGCGGCAACGAACAGCTCATCTTCAGCAATGCAGTCAACAAAATCACCTGCAACGTATGCGGCGAAACGTTGGCTCAACCCACTGGCGGAAGAGCAGAAATCAACGGCGAAGTTATAGCGGTCCTCGAGTAA
- a CDS encoding 50S ribosomal protein L44e, whose translation MNVPKEINTYCPKCKAHTAHAVTLYKAGKRRALARGERHHEREKEGYGGQKYPLQHEFAKTTKKQTLRLKCKKCNYMYHKDGIRLRKLVIQ comes from the coding sequence GTGAACGTTCCCAAAGAAATCAATACATACTGTCCAAAATGTAAAGCTCACACTGCGCATGCGGTAACCTTATACAAAGCCGGCAAACGCCGAGCACTCGCACGCGGTGAACGCCACCACGAACGCGAAAAGGAAGGTTACGGTGGACAAAAATATCCTCTGCAGCATGAATTTGCTAAAACAACCAAAAAGCAAACTCTGCGCTTAAAATGCAAAAAATGCAACTACATGTACCATAAAGATGGTATACGGCTAAGAAAATTAGTCATACAATAA